One Micromonospora sp. FIMYZ51 genomic window carries:
- a CDS encoding HAD-IB family hydrolase — protein sequence MGRSAAFFDLDKTVIAKSSALAFGRPFYRDGLITRRDVVKSAYAQLMFRLGGTDEQTMARTRDYLATLCKGWQVEQVRQIVAETLHELINPYVYAEAAALIEEHQAAGRDVVLVSASGEEMVRPIGALLGITDVIATRMGVLDGRYNGEVEFYAAGPSKVEAVSELAAERGYDLADSYAYSDSYSDRPLLECVGHPTVVNPDRQLRRLAVENAWPVLEFRHPIPLGRRLRERPAVPVAAAALGVGVGVAIGIAWYGRHRRQVRASATPA from the coding sequence GTGGGCCGAAGTGCCGCTTTCTTCGATCTGGACAAGACCGTCATCGCCAAGTCGAGCGCCTTGGCGTTCGGTAGGCCGTTCTACCGGGACGGCCTGATCACCCGGCGTGACGTGGTCAAGTCGGCGTACGCGCAGCTGATGTTCCGGCTGGGCGGCACCGACGAGCAGACCATGGCCCGGACGCGGGACTACCTTGCCACGCTCTGTAAGGGGTGGCAGGTGGAGCAGGTTCGTCAGATCGTCGCGGAGACGCTGCACGAGCTGATCAACCCTTACGTGTACGCCGAGGCCGCCGCCCTGATCGAGGAGCACCAGGCGGCCGGCCGGGACGTCGTGCTGGTCTCCGCCTCGGGCGAGGAGATGGTGCGGCCGATCGGCGCCCTGCTCGGCATCACCGACGTGATCGCCACCCGGATGGGTGTGCTGGACGGCCGGTACAACGGCGAGGTCGAGTTCTACGCGGCCGGGCCGAGCAAGGTCGAGGCGGTAAGCGAACTCGCCGCCGAGCGCGGGTACGACCTGGCCGACTCGTACGCGTACTCCGACTCGTACAGTGATCGGCCGTTGCTGGAGTGCGTGGGGCATCCGACGGTGGTCAACCCGGACCGGCAGCTGCGCAGGTTGGCCGTGGAAAACGCCTGGCCGGTGCTGGAGTTCCGGCACCCGATCCCGCTGGGCCGGCGGCTGCGGGAACGACCTGCCGTCCCGGTCGCCGCAGCGGCGCTCGGTGTGGGCGTCGGCGTGGCGATCGGCATCGCCTGGTACGGCCGGCACCGCCGCCAGGTCCGCGCCAGCGCCACCCCGGCCTGA
- a CDS encoding oxidoreductase — translation MTTDPLAPLLALADVADAVEQARARFDQALGHRALRRHGGQVAAEVSLRSAVASAALEGRVHEREAVRAGTVTEPVLQGALRVAGALPGLSDLWPKAPRQALAKLHVLAARDLVAEAELGRPIDDPVVAARLDGLAQLAAGGTKVAPLVLAAVVHGELLNLRPFAGPSGVVARGAARLVLLSSGFDPRGLLAVDVGHREREPEYVGAAGAFATGTPDGLRSWLRHYMAAIEVGADQLREIGDEVLAAT, via the coding sequence GTGACGACCGACCCGCTCGCGCCGCTGCTCGCGCTCGCCGACGTCGCCGACGCCGTCGAGCAGGCCCGCGCCCGCTTCGACCAGGCCCTCGGCCACCGGGCGCTGCGCCGGCACGGCGGCCAGGTCGCCGCCGAGGTGAGCCTGCGGTCCGCGGTGGCCAGCGCCGCCCTCGAAGGCCGGGTGCACGAGCGGGAGGCGGTACGCGCCGGCACCGTCACCGAACCCGTGCTCCAGGGCGCGCTGCGGGTCGCCGGGGCGCTGCCCGGCCTGAGCGACCTCTGGCCCAAGGCCCCCCGGCAGGCGCTTGCGAAACTGCACGTACTCGCCGCCCGGGACCTGGTCGCCGAGGCCGAGCTGGGCCGGCCGATCGACGATCCGGTGGTCGCCGCCCGGCTGGACGGCCTGGCCCAGCTGGCGGCCGGCGGCACGAAGGTCGCCCCGCTGGTGCTGGCCGCCGTCGTACACGGGGAGTTGCTGAACCTGCGCCCGTTCGCCGGCCCCTCCGGCGTGGTGGCCCGGGGCGCGGCCCGCCTGGTCCTGCTCTCCAGCGGGTTCGACCCGCGTGGGTTGCTCGCCGTCGACGTCGGCCACCGCGAGCGGGAACCGGAGTACGTCGGTGCGGCCGGCGCCTTCGCCACCGGCACCCCCGACGGGCTGCGCTCCTGGCTACGCCACTACATGGCCGCCATCGAGGTGGGCGCCGACCAGCTCCGGGAAATCGGCGACGAGGTGCTGGCCGCCACCTGA
- the acs gene encoding acetate--CoA ligase: MSEALANLLNETRQFPPPAELAAAANVTAEAYAEAETDRLAFWEQQAGRLSWAKQWDQVLDWSNPPFAKWFVGGQLNVAYNCLDRHVEAGRGDKVAIHWEGEPGDTRTITYAELHQLTCQAANALTDLGVVAGDRVAIYLPMIPEAAVAMLACARIGATHSVVFGGFSAESLTNRIQDASAKVVITADGGYRRGKPSALKPTVDEAVANCPSIEHVLVVRRTGEEVAWSAKDHWWHETVEPASTEHTAEAFDAEHPLFILYTSGTTARPKGILHTTGGYLTQAAYTSYAVFDLKPETDVYWCTADIGWVTGHSYIVYGPLANGATQVMYEGTPDTPHKGRFWEIVDKYRVTILYTAPTLIRTMMKWGEDIPAGFDLSSLRLLGSVGEPINPEAWMWYRQHVGRGELPIVDTWWQTETGSMMISPLPGVTAAKPGSAMTPLPGIVADVVDDQGQSVPNGGGGYLVLREPWPSMLRTIWGDDNRFIETYWSRFGAGASGNADDPWIYFAGDGAKKDDDGHVWLLGRVDDVMLVSGHNISTTEVESALVSHPSVAEAAVVGATDPTTGQAIVAFAIPRGTTDISGAAGEQLIADLRNHVAKTLGPIAKPRQIMLVPELPKTRSGKIMRRLLRDVAENRSLGDVTTLQDSSVMELIASGMGGGKSDED, from the coding sequence ATGAGTGAGGCATTGGCCAATCTGCTGAACGAGACGCGCCAGTTCCCGCCGCCGGCCGAACTCGCCGCTGCCGCCAACGTCACCGCCGAGGCGTACGCCGAGGCCGAGACCGACCGGCTGGCCTTCTGGGAGCAGCAGGCCGGGCGACTGAGCTGGGCGAAGCAGTGGGACCAGGTGCTGGACTGGTCGAATCCGCCGTTCGCGAAGTGGTTCGTCGGTGGGCAGCTGAACGTGGCGTACAACTGTCTCGACCGGCATGTCGAGGCCGGCCGGGGCGACAAGGTGGCGATCCACTGGGAGGGCGAGCCGGGCGACACCCGCACCATCACGTACGCCGAACTGCACCAGCTCACCTGCCAGGCGGCGAACGCGCTCACCGACCTCGGGGTGGTCGCCGGTGACCGGGTGGCGATCTACCTGCCGATGATTCCGGAGGCGGCGGTCGCGATGCTGGCCTGCGCCCGGATCGGCGCCACCCACAGCGTGGTCTTCGGCGGTTTCTCGGCCGAGTCGCTTACCAACCGGATCCAGGACGCCTCGGCCAAGGTGGTGATCACCGCCGACGGTGGTTACCGGCGCGGCAAGCCGTCCGCGCTGAAGCCGACGGTGGACGAGGCGGTGGCAAACTGCCCGTCGATCGAGCACGTCCTGGTGGTCCGCCGCACCGGCGAGGAGGTCGCCTGGTCGGCGAAGGACCACTGGTGGCACGAGACGGTGGAGCCGGCGTCGACCGAGCACACCGCCGAGGCGTTCGACGCCGAGCACCCGCTCTTCATCCTCTACACCAGCGGCACCACGGCCCGCCCGAAGGGCATCCTGCACACCACCGGCGGCTACCTGACCCAGGCGGCGTACACGTCCTACGCGGTCTTCGACCTGAAGCCGGAGACGGACGTCTACTGGTGCACCGCGGACATCGGCTGGGTGACCGGCCACTCCTACATCGTCTACGGTCCGCTCGCCAACGGCGCGACCCAGGTGATGTACGAGGGCACCCCGGACACCCCGCACAAGGGACGCTTCTGGGAGATCGTCGACAAGTACCGGGTCACCATCCTCTACACCGCCCCGACCCTGATCCGGACCATGATGAAGTGGGGCGAGGACATTCCCGCCGGCTTCGATCTCTCCTCGTTGCGGCTGCTCGGCAGCGTCGGTGAGCCGATCAACCCCGAGGCGTGGATGTGGTACCGGCAGCACGTCGGGCGGGGCGAACTGCCGATCGTGGACACCTGGTGGCAGACCGAGACCGGCAGCATGATGATCTCGCCGTTGCCGGGGGTGACCGCCGCCAAGCCCGGTTCGGCGATGACCCCGCTGCCCGGCATCGTCGCCGACGTGGTCGACGACCAGGGCCAGTCGGTGCCGAACGGTGGCGGCGGCTACCTGGTCCTGCGCGAGCCGTGGCCGTCGATGCTGCGCACCATCTGGGGTGACGACAACCGGTTCATCGAGACGTACTGGTCCCGGTTCGGTGCGGGTGCGAGCGGAAACGCCGACGACCCGTGGATCTACTTCGCCGGTGACGGGGCGAAGAAGGACGACGACGGGCACGTCTGGCTGCTCGGCCGGGTGGACGACGTGATGCTGGTGTCGGGGCACAACATTTCCACCACCGAGGTCGAGTCGGCGCTTGTCTCGCACCCGTCGGTGGCCGAGGCGGCGGTGGTCGGCGCCACCGACCCGACCACCGGCCAGGCGATCGTCGCGTTCGCCATTCCGCGCGGCACCACGGACATCTCCGGCGCGGCAGGTGAGCAACTCATCGCCGACCTGCGCAACCACGTGGCGAAGACGCTCGGACCGATCGCCAAGCCCCGGCAGATCATGCTGGTGCCGGAGCTGCCGAAGACCCGGTCCGGCAAGATCATGCGCCGGCTGCTGCGGGACGTGGCGGAGAACCGTTCCCTTGGTGACGTGACCACGTTGCAGGATTCGTCCGTGATGGAGCTGATCGCCTCCGGCATGGGTGGCGGCAAGTCCGACGAGGACTGA